The Bacteroidales bacterium genome includes a region encoding these proteins:
- the ybaK gene encoding Cys-tRNA(Pro) deacylase, translated as MKPQKINKTNVARLLDKAKIEYELIPYEVDESDLGAQHIADQLGEDINQVFKTLVLRGDRNGLFVCVIPGNCEVNLKYAAKVSGNKSAEMIAMKELLPLTGYIRGGCCPIGMKKPYPTFFHSTATNFPYIYVSAGVRGLQLKISPQKLIDYVGAEITELF; from the coding sequence ATGAAACCTCAAAAGATAAATAAAACCAATGTTGCACGTCTGTTAGACAAAGCAAAAATTGAGTATGAGTTGATACCCTACGAAGTAGATGAGAGCGACCTTGGGGCTCAGCATATTGCCGACCAACTTGGCGAAGATATAAATCAGGTATTCAAAACCCTTGTGTTGCGAGGTGATCGCAACGGACTGTTTGTTTGTGTTATACCGGGTAATTGCGAAGTAAACCTAAAATATGCAGCAAAGGTATCTGGTAACAAAAGTGCCGAGATGATAGCAATGAAAGAGTTATTACCTTTGACAGGTTACATTCGTGGAGGTTGTTGTCCAATAGGAATGAAAAAGCCATATCCCACATTCTTTCACTCAACAGCCACAAACTTCCCTTATATATATGTAAGTGCAGGAGTGCGAGGATTACAACTTAAAATATCGCCTCAAAAACTAATCGATTATGTAGGAGCAGAAATTACCGAACTATTTTGA
- a CDS encoding T9SS type A sorting domain-containing protein → MRLKKTIALIALIVLSSTFASANSEQPRGIDLEENAFGIPVDQITFDSKESYTISFWANIKEFNDNTEISQLINIRDVTDEWPMNSWGWMWGVINQSGDIAYTVRNGANTPPSSQLVDDSFILETNKWHYYTFVFEYKTSTLNIDLYIDGKLIYTLTSQIRTYVEDDKIIMIGGQNFTSAPLNAYIDKVQLYNKALTQNEIQTTMTAPLLNDNSLKGYWDFEEGCNTNSEGFMPSDYGTIEATMYKGTFGEVEIVPFTFGEGIKTEEDIKLPDVFPTEDAEWVIRYKNTMANDFICGIEEIGDTTKFYYCPEGTFTVKYYLEGDTIINDKTYSKLYDETGSFIAGTRVEGEKVYVKPECYIQTCSDCSYSRGNDDYESRVTLYDTEYPLYDFETGESCFPWIYNNCNHIDIAELCEDNMVYGLTRGIGSTGMGLWFDYTLLLTGSQTLPSLESFTYKGKRFFYRPYYKEVIVINPDGVKNLNSSSDINIRVDNYSLVIEKSDNNKHLKLSLYNTQGIMVKEKKLSDEITQISLSEFPQSGVYIYHISGENVYKSGKIIVK, encoded by the coding sequence ATGAGACTAAAAAAAACAATCGCACTAATTGCATTAATAGTATTATCTTCTACATTTGCGAGTGCAAATAGTGAACAACCTCGTGGAATAGATTTAGAAGAGAATGCTTTTGGCATACCAGTAGATCAAATAACTTTTGACAGTAAAGAATCTTATACAATTTCATTTTGGGCTAATATAAAAGAGTTTAATGACAATACAGAAATATCTCAATTGATTAATATTAGAGATGTAACTGATGAGTGGCCAATGAATAGTTGGGGTTGGATGTGGGGAGTTATAAATCAATCGGGAGATATAGCATACACAGTCAGAAATGGAGCTAATACTCCTCCCTCTTCGCAGTTAGTAGATGATTCATTTATCTTAGAAACAAACAAATGGCACTATTATACTTTTGTATTTGAATACAAAACCTCTACCTTGAATATTGATTTATATATAGATGGGAAACTCATATATACTCTTACTTCTCAAATAAGAACGTACGTTGAAGATGATAAAATAATTATGATAGGAGGTCAAAATTTTACATCTGCTCCTCTAAACGCATACATTGACAAAGTACAACTCTACAACAAAGCATTAACGCAAAACGAAATTCAAACAACAATGACAGCCCCCTTATTAAATGATAATTCTCTTAAAGGATATTGGGATTTTGAAGAGGGGTGCAATACTAACTCGGAAGGCTTTATGCCCAGTGACTATGGAACGATAGAAGCGACAATGTATAAAGGGACTTTTGGAGAAGTAGAAATTGTACCTTTTACATTTGGCGAGGGAATTAAAACGGAAGAAGATATAAAACTACCTGATGTATTTCCTACTGAAGATGCAGAATGGGTAATAAGATATAAAAACACTATGGCTAACGATTTTATTTGTGGCATTGAGGAGATAGGAGATACAACAAAATTTTATTATTGTCCTGAAGGTACATTTACAGTTAAGTACTATTTAGAGGGTGACACTATAATTAATGATAAAACTTATTCAAAGTTATATGATGAAACAGGTAGTTTTATTGCAGGAACAAGAGTAGAGGGAGAGAAAGTTTATGTAAAACCTGAATGTTATATTCAAACTTGTAGCGACTGCTCTTATAGTCGAGGGAATGATGATTATGAAAGTAGAGTGACACTATATGATACAGAATATCCATTATATGATTTTGAGACAGGAGAGAGTTGTTTCCCATGGATATACAACAACTGTAATCATATAGATATAGCGGAGTTATGTGAGGATAATATGGTATATGGTCTTACGAGGGGAATAGGCTCAACAGGAATGGGACTATGGTTTGATTATACGCTATTATTGACAGGCTCACAAACTTTGCCTAGTTTAGAGTCATTTACATATAAAGGAAAAAGATTCTTTTATAGGCCTTATTACAAAGAAGTTATAGTTATTAACCCAGATGGCGTTAAGAACCTAAATAGTTCCTCTGATATTAATATTAGAGTTGATAACTACTCTCTTGTAATAGAAAAATCAGATAATAATAAACATCTTAAATTAAGTTTATACAATACTCAAGGTATTATGGTAAAAGAGAAGAAATTATCTGATGAAATAACTCAAATATCATTAAGTGAGTTCCCGCAAAGCGGTGTTTATATTTACCATATTTCAGGAGAGAATGTTTATAAATCGGGCAAAATTATTGTGAAATAA
- the thrS gene encoding threonine--tRNA ligase, with translation MIKVKLLNGNAQEFCTESNEVNFIDVLKSIDPQLLNSVVAVKLNGEITDLRTTITTDCDIELVTTDSKEALHILRHTTTHIMAEAVTHLFPEAKVTIGPATETGFFYDFECAPFSKEDLEKIEKEMKKIIKSNPRIERKVVSRNEAYELMKAKNEPYKLELIDAIPEGETITLYSQDDFVDLCMGPHLLNTKMIKGFKLLSTSTAYWRGDKSNASLSRIYGTAFFTKEDCDAYLAHLEHIKNIDHNKIGREMELFTTVDVIGQGLPLLMPKGAKIVQTLQRWIEDLEDNEWGYIRTKTPLMAKSDLYKISGHWDHYKDGMFVLGNEEEDKEVFALRPMTCPFQYYVYKATQHSYRDLPLRYSETSTLFRNEDSGEMHGLTRVRQFTISEGHLIVRPDQMVEEFKNCLALAKHVMTTLGLQDDVTYVLAKYDPENTTKYIGTAEVWEETQEHIRQMLRELEIPFVEEVGGAAFYGPKVDINAKNVYGKEDTMITVQWDALLSEQFDMYYIDQNGEKVRPYIIHRTSMGCYERTLAWLIEKYEGKFPTWLSPEQVRILPISDKYIEYADKVAAELKRNGVLVTVDGRAEKIGYKIRDARNNRVPYMLVIGQQEEESNSVAVRSRFAGDEGSKPLAQFVSEICEEIRTKAIRKEVPQENK, from the coding sequence ATGATTAAAGTTAAATTACTTAACGGAAATGCTCAAGAGTTTTGTACTGAGAGCAACGAGGTAAATTTTATCGATGTTTTAAAATCGATTGATCCTCAACTTTTAAATAGTGTTGTTGCCGTTAAATTAAACGGCGAAATTACCGATTTAAGAACGACTATCACGACGGATTGCGATATTGAACTTGTTACTACCGATAGCAAGGAGGCTCTTCATATTCTTCGCCACACCACTACTCACATTATGGCAGAGGCGGTTACCCATCTTTTCCCTGAGGCTAAAGTTACAATAGGTCCTGCTACTGAAACAGGTTTCTTCTATGACTTTGAGTGTGCTCCTTTCAGCAAAGAGGATTTGGAGAAGATTGAGAAGGAGATGAAGAAGATTATTAAATCGAACCCAAGAATTGAGCGTAAGGTTGTTTCAAGAAATGAGGCTTATGAACTTATGAAGGCTAAAAACGAGCCTTATAAGTTAGAACTTATTGATGCTATCCCTGAGGGAGAGACTATTACTCTATATTCACAAGATGATTTTGTTGATCTTTGTATGGGCCCTCACTTGTTAAATACTAAAATGATTAAGGGCTTTAAGTTACTTTCAACTTCAACTGCTTATTGGCGTGGTGATAAGAGCAATGCTTCGTTATCGCGTATATATGGTACTGCGTTCTTTACTAAAGAGGATTGCGATGCTTATCTCGCTCACTTGGAGCATATCAAAAACATTGACCACAACAAGATTGGTAGAGAGATGGAGTTGTTCACAACTGTTGATGTTATTGGTCAAGGTTTGCCTTTGCTTATGCCTAAGGGTGCTAAGATTGTTCAAACTCTTCAACGTTGGATTGAGGATTTGGAGGATAACGAGTGGGGTTACATCAGAACTAAAACTCCTTTGATGGCAAAGAGCGATTTGTATAAGATTTCGGGACACTGGGATCATTACAAAGATGGTATGTTTGTTCTTGGTAACGAGGAGGAGGATAAAGAGGTGTTTGCTCTTCGTCCTATGACTTGTCCTTTCCAATATTATGTTTACAAAGCAACTCAACACTCTTATAGAGATCTTCCTTTACGTTATAGCGAGACCTCTACCCTATTCCGCAATGAGGATTCTGGTGAGATGCACGGTTTGACTCGCGTTCGTCAATTTACTATAAGCGAGGGACACTTAATTGTTCGCCCCGACCAGATGGTGGAAGAGTTTAAAAACTGTCTTGCTTTGGCTAAACATGTTATGACTACTCTTGGTCTGCAAGATGATGTTACTTACGTTTTGGCTAAATATGACCCAGAGAACACTACTAAATATATTGGTACTGCTGAGGTTTGGGAGGAGACTCAAGAGCATATTCGCCAAATGTTACGCGAACTTGAAATTCCTTTTGTTGAAGAGGTTGGTGGTGCTGCATTCTATGGTCCTAAGGTTGATATAAACGCTAAGAACGTTTATGGTAAAGAGGATACTATGATTACTGTTCAATGGGATGCTCTATTGAGCGAACAATTTGATATGTACTACATTGACCAAAACGGAGAGAAAGTAAGACCTTATATTATTCACCGTACAAGTATGGGTTGCTACGAGCGTACTCTTGCTTGGTTGATTGAGAAATATGAGGGTAAATTCCCAACTTGGTTATCTCCTGAACAAGTGCGTATATTACCTATATCTGACAAATATATTGAGTATGCTGACAAGGTTGCAGCAGAGCTTAAACGCAACGGAGTGCTTGTTACTGTTGATGGCAGAGCGGAGAAGATTGGATACAAGATCCGCGATGCCCGTAACAATCGTGTTCCTTATATGTTGGTTATTGGTCAACAAGAGGAAGAGAGCAACTCGGTTGCTGTTCGTAGTCGCTTTGCCGGCGATGAGGGTAGCAAACCTTTGGCTCAGTTTGTTTCTGAAATCTGTGAAGAGATTAGAACTAAGGCTATCCGCAAAGAGGTTCCTCAAGAGAATAAGTGA